Proteins from a genomic interval of Rubinisphaera italica:
- the moaD gene encoding molybdopterin converting factor subunit 1 translates to MNNTSTITIRLFAVLREIVGQDQVTIPWHENLTVAEVKQTLQQTYPEIEPQFKAIMMARNGSYCKQTQLLQPDDEIAFIPPVSGG, encoded by the coding sequence ATGAACAATACATCAACGATCACCATCCGCCTCTTCGCCGTACTGCGAGAAATTGTCGGCCAGGATCAAGTCACAATTCCCTGGCATGAAAACTTAACCGTTGCAGAGGTTAAACAAACTCTGCAACAAACCTATCCTGAAATAGAACCCCAGTTCAAAGCGATCATGATGGCTCGAAATGGTTCCTACTGCAAACAGACTCAACTCCTGCAACCCGACGACGAAATCGCATTCATTCCCCCAGTCAGTGGTGGATAA
- a CDS encoding FAD-binding and (Fe-S)-binding domain-containing protein yields MRRYTPEQQQRLSQQVQEDLSGILEGTVRTDDGSRSLFATDASLHQVSPIAVVFPAHEADVVAVVRYAADHQIPLIPRGSGTGLAGGCLGTGIIVDFSSSMNQILEIRKHTVIVQPGVVLDDLNKQLRKQGYYFPPDPSNASVTTIGGMIGVDAAGSHALGVGSTRDYVKSLSVVLSDGSLHQLGREAVQAGLVSQSPDTTSEDHDQYARVRVILRRLAAILKDNDQLIRQQQPPLTRNAAGYMVRNILRKGILDFPRLFVGSEGSLGICTQAELHILPLPENRRGMLLIFPRFDEATDKISAILEFDPSACDILDRRLLTLAREASPLYATMIPQHAAAALIVAFDDYSEFAIKNRIAKFKEFIQAELPSCTIVSHAQNSQEVDDLWKLPRQVVPLLARIQGAARPVPFIEDIVIPPASIGEFLHQAQRILQRYQVTASLYAHAGSGQLHLRPFLELPSSDNESLYESLARDLYRVVGEFGGSISGEHGDGLSRTAFIRTQYGPLYRVFQQIKQIFDPHGIFNPDKIVSGDPHLAVRHFRPDANMIQLQTKATTHLNWTPTDMAVEASTCNGCGQCKSTQAQLRMCPFHHVDCNEYTSPRAKANTIRQYLFQSADTEVSDAGEILQSLNTQEVLDSCFNCKQCQLECPSEVDIPHLWLEAKAQSVLQQGLDRGDWYLTRVDKLAEFGWRFSWLTNPMFHTRWGRWLLEKFCGIDARRRLPDLAKKPYLEQIERRNRKNAKRPAPQVQSNRKPVILFIDYFANYHDPDTALALEAILRHHNIPYLIPEEQVVSGMSMINSGDLTAARVKAEQNIRILGPYAQEGHQILCLEPSSAVCLKQEYPFLMKHPDVQAIADQTMEAGSFLAHLNSEGLLNTEFVAFPQKFGYHEPCHQRSLRNSKPYVQLLSLIPELQIHFIDKGCSGMAGHFGLTHKNFEKSIAIGQGLIDAVVNDEFDIGTTECAGCKLQMQHPAAKPVLHPLKIIAAAYGLIAIDFKNFPYNKTTG; encoded by the coding sequence GTGCGACGTTATACACCAGAGCAACAACAACGACTCTCTCAGCAGGTACAGGAAGACCTTTCGGGAATTCTGGAAGGAACCGTACGCACTGACGACGGCTCCCGTTCTCTGTTCGCGACCGATGCCAGTCTGCATCAGGTTTCGCCGATTGCCGTGGTCTTTCCGGCTCATGAAGCTGATGTTGTCGCCGTTGTCCGCTATGCTGCGGATCACCAAATCCCCTTGATTCCCCGCGGTTCGGGAACAGGTCTGGCAGGTGGGTGTCTCGGCACCGGCATCATTGTCGACTTTAGCAGTTCAATGAACCAGATTCTGGAAATCCGGAAGCACACGGTTATTGTTCAACCTGGAGTCGTGCTGGACGACTTGAACAAACAGCTCAGAAAACAAGGCTATTATTTTCCGCCGGATCCTTCCAATGCATCAGTGACAACAATTGGTGGAATGATTGGCGTCGATGCAGCTGGCTCTCATGCATTGGGAGTGGGTTCGACAAGAGACTATGTCAAATCGCTGAGTGTTGTTCTGTCTGACGGTTCGCTGCATCAATTGGGACGTGAAGCTGTTCAAGCCGGGTTAGTATCGCAGTCTCCCGATACGACGAGTGAGGATCACGATCAATATGCGCGGGTTCGTGTCATCCTCAGGCGTCTTGCTGCCATTCTGAAAGATAATGATCAACTCATCCGCCAGCAGCAACCACCGCTCACCCGAAATGCTGCGGGCTACATGGTAAGAAATATTCTGAGAAAAGGAATACTCGATTTCCCACGATTATTTGTTGGATCTGAAGGTTCACTTGGCATTTGTACGCAAGCGGAATTACATATTTTGCCATTGCCGGAAAACCGTCGAGGGATGTTGCTGATTTTTCCGCGGTTTGATGAAGCAACAGATAAAATCTCTGCAATTCTCGAATTCGATCCCAGTGCCTGTGACATACTCGATCGGCGTCTGCTCACTCTGGCACGGGAAGCTTCCCCATTATACGCGACGATGATTCCTCAACATGCCGCGGCTGCTTTAATTGTCGCCTTTGACGATTATTCAGAATTCGCCATCAAAAATCGCATCGCTAAGTTTAAGGAATTTATTCAGGCAGAACTCCCCAGTTGCACGATTGTATCTCATGCTCAAAACAGTCAGGAAGTCGACGATTTATGGAAATTGCCCCGGCAAGTCGTTCCCCTGCTGGCACGAATTCAAGGGGCTGCCCGTCCTGTCCCGTTTATTGAAGATATCGTAATTCCTCCCGCCAGCATTGGTGAGTTTCTGCATCAGGCACAGCGTATTCTGCAACGCTATCAGGTGACTGCTTCACTATATGCCCATGCCGGCAGCGGTCAGCTGCATTTGCGACCCTTCCTCGAACTCCCCTCCTCAGACAACGAATCACTTTACGAATCGCTCGCACGGGACTTGTATCGCGTCGTCGGCGAATTTGGCGGCTCGATCTCGGGTGAACATGGCGATGGCTTATCGAGAACGGCCTTTATTCGCACTCAATATGGACCACTCTATCGGGTCTTCCAGCAGATTAAACAGATTTTTGATCCTCATGGGATCTTCAATCCCGATAAAATCGTCAGTGGCGATCCGCACCTGGCAGTCAGACATTTTCGCCCTGACGCCAACATGATTCAACTGCAGACCAAAGCAACCACTCATCTGAACTGGACGCCGACCGATATGGCGGTCGAAGCCTCGACATGCAATGGTTGTGGTCAATGCAAATCGACACAAGCTCAGTTACGGATGTGTCCGTTTCATCACGTTGACTGCAACGAATACACTTCGCCACGTGCTAAGGCGAATACGATTCGTCAGTATCTGTTTCAAAGTGCAGATACTGAAGTCAGCGATGCAGGTGAGATTTTGCAATCGCTCAATACTCAGGAAGTTCTCGACTCCTGTTTCAACTGCAAACAATGCCAGCTCGAATGTCCCAGTGAGGTCGATATCCCCCATTTATGGCTGGAAGCAAAAGCTCAGTCGGTTTTACAGCAGGGGCTGGATCGGGGCGACTGGTATCTTACACGGGTCGATAAACTGGCGGAATTCGGCTGGAGATTTTCCTGGCTGACCAATCCCATGTTCCATACTCGCTGGGGACGCTGGCTGCTCGAAAAGTTTTGTGGAATCGATGCCCGCAGGCGACTACCTGATCTGGCCAAGAAGCCGTATCTCGAACAGATCGAACGTCGCAATCGAAAGAACGCGAAAAGGCCGGCTCCACAGGTCCAATCCAATCGCAAACCAGTCATCCTGTTCATTGATTACTTTGCCAACTATCACGATCCTGACACTGCTCTGGCACTTGAGGCGATTCTTCGACATCACAACATTCCTTATCTCATTCCTGAAGAGCAGGTTGTCTCCGGGATGAGTATGATCAACTCGGGTGACCTGACAGCTGCCCGTGTAAAGGCTGAGCAGAACATCCGCATTCTTGGGCCTTACGCTCAGGAAGGTCATCAGATTCTCTGTCTCGAACCCTCCAGTGCAGTCTGCCTGAAACAGGAATATCCCTTCCTGATGAAGCATCCCGATGTGCAGGCGATAGCAGATCAAACTATGGAAGCGGGGAGCTTTCTGGCTCACTTGAATAGCGAGGGTTTGCTCAATACCGAATTCGTCGCATTTCCTCAAAAATTCGGCTACCACGAACCTTGTCATCAGCGTTCACTCCGCAATTCAAAACCTTATGTTCAATTGCTTTCCTTGATTCCGGAACTGCAAATCCACTTCATCGACAAAGGCTGCAGCGGTATGGCTGGCCATTTTGGACTGACTCATAAGAACTTTGAAAAATCGATTGCCATTGGTCAGGGCTTGATCGATGCGGTTGTCAACGATGAATTTGACATCGGAACCACAGAATGTGCCGGTTGCAAACTTCAGATGCAGCACCCGGCTGCGAAACCCGTTTTGCATCCTCTAAAAATCATCGCTGCAGCCTACGGATTAATTGCCATCGACTTCAAAAACTTCCCTTACAATAAAACTACCGGTTGA
- the purQ gene encoding phosphoribosylformylglycinamidine synthase I — translation MSSTPRICVLRAPGTNSDHETCYAFEQAGGKVDNVHVFELTESPERLQDYQILCIPGGFSYGDDIGAGVIFAGQIRRKMGDLLHAHLQRNTLTLGICNGFQVLLKSGILPNGTEDWTPGPEFEREATLTWNNNGKYTARWVKMVVDSPQNVFLKGIETIEMPLAHAEGKLCVANDDLLNSWKANRQIAVRYCDDSHSANDEVLSEEYNPNGSVANIAGLSDVSGRVLGLMPHPERFIKATHHPSWTRRPERGAGDGLKLFQNAVNYFA, via the coding sequence ATGAGTTCGACTCCCCGAATCTGCGTTCTTCGAGCCCCCGGGACCAATAGCGACCACGAAACCTGCTATGCCTTCGAGCAGGCCGGTGGAAAGGTGGACAATGTCCATGTATTTGAACTGACGGAGTCTCCCGAACGCCTGCAGGATTATCAGATTCTCTGCATTCCCGGCGGTTTCAGTTATGGAGACGATATCGGAGCCGGGGTGATTTTTGCTGGACAGATTCGCCGCAAGATGGGCGACTTACTGCATGCTCATCTCCAGAGAAACACGCTCACACTGGGAATCTGCAATGGTTTTCAGGTGCTGCTCAAATCGGGCATCTTACCCAATGGAACTGAAGACTGGACACCCGGACCAGAATTTGAACGCGAAGCGACATTAACCTGGAACAATAACGGAAAATATACCGCCCGCTGGGTAAAAATGGTCGTCGACAGTCCGCAAAATGTGTTTCTGAAGGGTATTGAGACCATTGAAATGCCGCTCGCGCATGCCGAAGGCAAATTGTGTGTCGCCAATGATGACTTGCTGAATTCCTGGAAAGCGAATCGGCAAATCGCAGTTCGTTATTGTGATGACTCCCATTCTGCCAATGATGAGGTCCTTTCTGAAGAGTATAATCCAAATGGATCAGTCGCCAATATCGCAGGCTTAAGCGATGTCTCCGGTCGGGTTCTAGGTCTGATGCCTCATCCAGAACGGTTTATCAAAGCAACGCATCACCCCAGTTGGACACGCAGACCTGAACGTGGAGCGGGTGACGGATTGAAATTATTTCAAAATGCAGTCAATTACTTTGCGTGA
- the recQ gene encoding DNA helicase RecQ, producing the protein MLPVLQQYWGYSAFRPLQKEAMESVMARQDSLVVLPTGGGKSLCYQVPALAREGMMVVVSPLIALMKDQVDVLIDNGISAAAVNSTLSVDERRMIAQQIEAGEIKLLYVAPERLCTAKMIDFLSKQKISAIAVDEAHCISTWGHNFRPEYRLLGELRNKLPDVDMHAYTATATEQVRHDICEQLQLKAPVVLTGNFDRPNLIYRIQRRQSLQTQVRKVIDRYPDSAGIIYCISRRQVDELSAALKEAGYRALAYHAGLENGERHRAQDAFLKEEVDIIVATVAFGMGIDKSNVRYVIHASATKSLENYQQETGRAGRDGLHSECVLFYSGNDFATWKRMLSDLTGDAALAAEEQLKTKSRYCSSLTCRHRALVEHFGQQYEKENCGACDVCLGEVELMPDSLVIAQKILSCVVRVDQRFGADYVANVLIGSRDQRILDNGHNELTTYNLLKGFTKSTIRGWIDQLIDQECLLREEEHQTIKLTPNGRQVLHGEIEPRLLQATKKSSTTKAEKPELQPDDQLLFEELRAERREIASEKGIAPFIVFSDVSLIDMAQKRPQTEAEFLNIHGVGQTKADQYAARFIERIKTYCENEAESNL; encoded by the coding sequence TTGCTGCCAGTTCTCCAGCAGTATTGGGGATATTCCGCATTTCGCCCATTACAGAAAGAAGCCATGGAATCAGTCATGGCTCGACAGGATTCACTGGTTGTACTGCCGACTGGAGGCGGGAAATCGCTCTGCTATCAGGTTCCCGCTCTGGCCCGCGAAGGGATGATGGTGGTCGTTTCTCCACTGATCGCACTGATGAAGGATCAGGTCGATGTCCTGATCGATAATGGGATCTCGGCTGCAGCCGTCAACAGCACGCTTTCTGTGGACGAACGGCGAATGATCGCCCAGCAGATTGAAGCGGGTGAAATCAAATTGCTGTACGTCGCCCCCGAGCGACTTTGCACCGCGAAGATGATCGATTTTCTCTCGAAACAGAAAATCTCCGCGATCGCAGTCGACGAAGCTCATTGCATCAGCACCTGGGGACACAACTTCCGACCAGAGTATCGGCTGCTGGGAGAATTGCGAAATAAGCTTCCCGATGTCGACATGCACGCCTACACGGCCACCGCGACCGAGCAGGTTCGTCACGATATCTGCGAACAGTTGCAGCTGAAGGCTCCTGTGGTTTTAACCGGAAACTTCGATCGGCCCAATTTGATCTACCGCATCCAACGTCGACAAAGCCTGCAAACACAGGTACGAAAGGTGATCGACAGATACCCCGACTCGGCAGGCATCATATATTGTATCAGTCGTCGTCAGGTCGATGAGTTATCCGCTGCTCTCAAGGAAGCTGGCTATCGAGCGCTGGCTTATCATGCCGGGCTGGAAAATGGAGAACGGCATCGGGCTCAGGATGCCTTTCTGAAAGAAGAAGTAGACATCATTGTGGCGACGGTGGCGTTTGGGATGGGCATCGACAAATCGAATGTCCGCTATGTCATACACGCCTCGGCTACAAAATCTCTGGAGAATTACCAGCAGGAAACCGGCCGGGCCGGCCGAGATGGTCTGCACTCGGAATGCGTGCTCTTTTACAGCGGAAACGATTTTGCCACCTGGAAACGAATGCTGAGCGATTTAACGGGTGATGCCGCGCTGGCAGCCGAGGAGCAACTCAAAACCAAGTCCCGATACTGCAGTTCTCTGACCTGTCGACACCGAGCTTTGGTCGAGCATTTTGGCCAGCAGTATGAAAAAGAAAATTGCGGAGCCTGCGACGTTTGTCTGGGTGAAGTCGAATTGATGCCCGATTCACTCGTCATCGCCCAGAAAATTCTTTCGTGCGTCGTTCGAGTCGATCAACGTTTTGGAGCCGATTATGTCGCTAATGTGCTAATCGGTTCACGAGACCAGCGCATTCTTGATAATGGTCATAACGAACTGACGACTTACAATCTCCTCAAGGGCTTCACCAAAAGCACGATCCGTGGCTGGATAGACCAGTTGATTGACCAGGAATGTCTGCTTAGAGAAGAAGAGCATCAGACGATCAAACTCACTCCTAACGGTCGCCAGGTCTTGCACGGTGAAATTGAGCCGCGACTGCTGCAGGCGACGAAGAAATCCAGCACGACGAAAGCCGAGAAGCCGGAACTTCAGCCCGATGACCAGCTGTTATTTGAGGAATTACGGGCAGAACGTCGGGAGATTGCCAGCGAGAAAGGAATCGCTCCGTTCATTGTGTTCAGTGATGTTTCGTTAATCGACATGGCACAAAAACGTCCTCAAACAGAAGCCGAGTTCCTGAACATCCACGGCGTCGGCCAAACCAAAGCCGACCAGTACGCGGCTCGATTTATCGAACGGATCAAAACCTATTGTGAAAACGAAGCGGAATCGAATTTGTAA
- a CDS encoding class I SAM-dependent methyltransferase — translation MVQSQRDYASFRTRPARSQYLLEQFRGVLKGKVLDVGCYEAPLRELLPKEEYYGIDIVGKPDQVINLEECKQLPFADGSFNSVICIEVLEHINNLHDMFHELFRVSSQDVIVSLPNCWCGARQKVGRGRGEILHYGLPHQKPVDRHKWFFNVSQVVDFFESACPAEYELVDLRVVEKPRSGPLTLMRRFWFSSKAYANRYAHTVFAVYRRKQVQKLAA, via the coding sequence ATGGTGCAATCGCAGAGAGATTATGCATCGTTCCGCACACGTCCCGCTCGCAGTCAGTATTTGCTGGAGCAATTTCGGGGTGTGCTTAAAGGTAAAGTTCTCGATGTGGGCTGCTATGAAGCTCCACTCCGGGAATTACTGCCGAAGGAAGAATACTACGGTATCGATATTGTCGGCAAACCGGATCAGGTCATCAATCTGGAAGAGTGCAAACAGCTGCCATTCGCCGATGGTTCCTTCAACAGCGTAATCTGCATTGAAGTGCTCGAACATATTAATAATCTGCATGATATGTTCCACGAACTGTTTCGAGTGAGCAGTCAGGACGTCATCGTCTCTCTGCCCAACTGCTGGTGCGGAGCCCGTCAGAAAGTGGGACGTGGTCGCGGCGAGATTCTGCATTACGGCCTGCCGCATCAAAAACCAGTCGATCGTCACAAATGGTTTTTCAATGTTTCACAAGTTGTCGATTTCTTTGAGTCAGCCTGTCCCGCAGAATATGAACTGGTTGACTTGCGAGTTGTCGAAAAACCGCGTTCAGGTCCACTCACGTTGATGCGACGTTTCTGGTTTTCCTCCAAAGCTTATGCGAACCGCTATGCTCATACTGTTTTCGCCGTTTATCGACGTAAGCAGGTTCAGAAGTTGGCGGCGTGA